In one Candidatus Omnitrophota bacterium genomic region, the following are encoded:
- a CDS encoding TSCPD domain-containing protein: MNTRLSDNALKVLERRYLKKDANGKVIESPQEMFERVCSAIAAADRFYGASNEDVALTQKNFYQVMASLEFMPNSPCLMNAGRELGQLSACFTLPIEDSMESIFETLKATAMIHKSGGGTGFSFSKLRAKNAVVKTTGGVASGPVSFMKVYDSATEAVKQGGTRRGANMGILRVDHPDILEFITCKEDNHQITNFNISVAITDEFMDKLQSGQEYEVREPHNDKLVKKISAREVFDLIVKQAHKNGEPGIIFIDRMNEGNPTPKLGQIQSTNPCVTGDTFISTEKGLVRMRDLAKNYSSGGIAIFTDDRVGEILYGSKEHAAVATEAKLALSQNVISAAFKTGVKPVFKVTTKSGFELVATADHQLMTTHGWVKVQDLTLHKDKVIIQPQGIPFNSDNSLPFEVCNEFKGENGRGYKLNLPEKWSKQLGQVLGLLVGDGWLRDGDKNCRAGFTFSQDDKTVLEYMKPILNGFYGQDIKEVLRENNVYHLSYHSKYFVDFFKQLGVKVCKAQGKEVPESIYTAPKEAIIGFLQGLFTADGTVNYKEEHSSYVRLTAKSDKLLKGVQIILLNLGIKSRIYDRNRGERTCFAYLTKSGEEKNYKTDGVCFELEISRESVMKFLEIVGFMCERHSQKTAKFYSKDYFKDSFEETVESVTSCGEETVYDLTEPQTLTFISNGFISLDCGEQPLLPYESCDLGSINLDLMYKKNGAKIEIDWERLGRVTQTAVHFLDNIIDVNKFPLPDIERATKRTRKIGLGVMGWASLLIRLGIPYNSEEAVELAEKLMAFILDEATKKSQELAKDRGVFPAFKGSIYDKKDGGSYLRNATLTTIAPTGTISIIAGPCSSGIEPLFAISYYRNVMDNDKLVEVEPLFEEVAKERGFYSRELMEKIAEHASLKDIEEVPADVKRVFVTAHDITPEWHVRMQAAFQKYVHNATSKTINFPNDATIEDVRKAYLMAYELNCKGLTIYRDNSRQEQVLNIARKDKEKVQESMVVNIVESGKISPRPRPEVISGTTTKVATGCGNLYVTINVDQEARPFELFTQMGKAGGCAGSQLEAIGRLVSLSFRAGVEVKSIIEQLRNIRCPSPSWEKGQRIFSCADAIARVIEKRLVNVPTQKLVQEMAEIAMKHSHDDQPSSVSDNGADIVGVCPDCGGTLRHEEGCVKCHCGYSKC, from the coding sequence GATGATCCATAAATCAGGCGGCGGCACAGGATTTTCTTTCTCTAAATTGCGCGCTAAGAATGCTGTGGTTAAAACTACTGGAGGAGTGGCATCGGGTCCGGTATCTTTTATGAAAGTTTATGATTCAGCTACCGAAGCAGTCAAGCAGGGCGGCACACGCCGCGGCGCGAACATGGGTATTTTAAGGGTTGACCATCCGGATATCTTAGAATTTATTACCTGCAAAGAAGATAACCACCAGATCACCAATTTTAATATTTCGGTGGCTATTACCGACGAGTTTATGGATAAGCTTCAAAGCGGGCAGGAGTATGAGGTGCGCGAGCCGCATAATGATAAGCTGGTAAAGAAGATTTCCGCAAGAGAGGTCTTTGATCTGATTGTTAAGCAGGCGCATAAAAATGGAGAACCCGGCATAATTTTTATTGATCGCATGAACGAAGGCAATCCCACTCCGAAATTAGGCCAAATTCAAAGCACCAACCCATGCGTCACAGGGGATACTTTTATTTCTACTGAAAAAGGGTTAGTCAGGATGAGGGATTTGGCCAAGAATTACAGTTCCGGCGGCATAGCTATATTTACCGACGATAGGGTAGGAGAAATTCTTTATGGAAGCAAAGAGCACGCAGCTGTAGCCACAGAGGCAAAATTGGCTCTTTCGCAAAATGTGATTTCCGCGGCTTTTAAAACAGGCGTTAAGCCAGTTTTCAAAGTTACGACAAAATCCGGGTTTGAATTAGTTGCCACCGCGGATCATCAGCTTATGACTACGCATGGCTGGGTAAAGGTTCAAGATTTAACTTTGCATAAAGATAAGGTTATTATCCAGCCGCAGGGCATACCTTTTAATTCCGACAATAGCCTGCCTTTTGAAGTTTGTAATGAATTCAAAGGAGAAAATGGCAGAGGCTATAAATTAAATTTGCCCGAAAAATGGTCCAAGCAGCTTGGGCAGGTGTTAGGGCTGCTTGTCGGCGATGGTTGGCTAAGGGATGGCGATAAAAATTGCCGCGCAGGTTTCACATTCAGCCAGGATGATAAAACCGTTCTCGAATATATGAAACCTATTCTCAATGGTTTCTATGGGCAGGATATCAAGGAGGTATTAAGAGAAAATAATGTGTATCATCTTTCGTATCATAGTAAATATTTCGTAGATTTCTTTAAGCAGTTAGGAGTAAAAGTTTGTAAGGCCCAAGGCAAAGAAGTGCCGGAATCAATTTATACGGCGCCTAAGGAAGCAATTATTGGTTTTCTGCAGGGGTTATTTACTGCCGACGGGACGGTTAACTATAAAGAAGAGCATTCTTCATATGTCCGGCTTACTGCGAAATCCGATAAACTTCTTAAAGGAGTTCAAATTATCTTGTTGAATTTGGGGATAAAATCACGAATATACGATAGAAATAGGGGGGAAAGAACTTGTTTCGCTTACTTAACAAAATCTGGCGAGGAAAAAAATTATAAGACTGACGGTGTTTGTTTTGAATTAGAAATATCCAGAGAAAGCGTTATGAAATTTTTAGAAATAGTCGGTTTTATGTGCGAAAGGCATTCTCAAAAGACAGCAAAGTTTTATAGCAAGGATTATTTTAAAGATAGTTTTGAGGAAACGGTTGAAAGCGTAACTTCATGCGGGGAAGAAACAGTATACGATTTAACAGAACCGCAGACCCTAACCTTTATTTCAAATGGATTTATTTCACTTGATTGCGGCGAACAGCCTCTTTTGCCCTATGAAAGCTGTGATTTGGGCTCCATTAATTTGGACCTTATGTATAAGAAAAATGGCGCGAAGATCGAAATAGACTGGGAGAGATTAGGAAGGGTTACTCAAACCGCAGTGCATTTCTTGGATAATATTATAGATGTAAATAAATTCCCGCTTCCCGATATAGAAAGAGCTACTAAGCGCACCCGTAAAATCGGCTTAGGGGTGATGGGCTGGGCCAGCCTTTTAATCCGTTTAGGCATTCCTTATAATTCTGAAGAAGCGGTGGAATTAGCTGAGAAACTCATGGCGTTTATTCTTGATGAAGCAACCAAGAAATCCCAGGAGCTTGCCAAAGACAGAGGCGTTTTCCCGGCATTCAAGGGAAGTATCTATGATAAAAAAGATGGCGGATCTTATTTGCGCAATGCCACCTTGACTACTATCGCTCCCACCGGGACGATAAGCATTATTGCCGGTCCCTGTTCTTCTGGGATTGAACCGTTGTTCGCGATTTCTTATTATAGAAATGTTATGGATAATGATAAACTTGTGGAGGTAGAGCCTTTATTTGAAGAAGTTGCCAAGGAAAGAGGGTTTTACAGCCGGGAATTGATGGAGAAAATAGCGGAGCATGCTTCTTTAAAAGATATTGAAGAAGTCCCTGCTGATGTGAAGCGCGTGTTTGTCACTGCCCATGACATAACTCCTGAGTGGCACGTGCGTATGCAGGCTGCCTTTCAGAAATACGTTCATAATGCTACTTCTAAGACGATAAACTTTCCAAATGATGCTACTATTGAAGATGTGAGAAAGGCCTATTTGATGGCCTATGAATTAAATTGCAAGGGGTTGACTATTTACCGCGATAACAGCCGTCAGGAGCAGGTTTTAAATATTGCCAGGAAAGATAAAGAAAAAGTTCAAGAGTCTATGGTGGTTAATATTGTGGAGTCAGGCAAAATAAGCCCTCGTCCGCGCCCCGAAGTTATAAGTGGCACTACCACTAAAGTTGCTACCGGCTGCGGCAATTTGTATGTGACCATTAACGTGGATCAGGAGGCCAGGCCTTTTGAGCTTTTTACCCAGATGGGCAAAGCCGGCGGCTGCGCAGGTTCGCAATTAGAAGCCATTGGCAGGCTTGTTTCTTTGAGTTTCAGAGCCGGCGTAGAGGTAAAATCTATTATTGAGCAGTTGCGCAATATCCGCTGCCCCAGCCCTTCGTGGGAAAAGGGGCAAAGAATCTTTTCCTGCGCTGATGCTATTGCCCGGGTTATTGAAAAGCGGCTGGTAAATGTCCCTACTCAAAAACTAGTTCAAGAGATGGCTGAGATTGCCATGAAACATTCGCATGATGATCAACCTTCGTCTGTCAGTGATAATGGCGCTGATATTGTGGGGGTTTGTCCGGATTGCGGAGGTACGCTTCGGCATGAAGAAGGATGCGTGAAGTGCCATTGCGGTTATTCTAAGTGTTAG